A genome region from Drosophila simulans strain w501 chromosome 2R, Prin_Dsim_3.1, whole genome shotgun sequence includes the following:
- the LOC6733289 gene encoding putative deoxyribonuclease TATDN1 codes for MQISNSNCDGSAAPPGGYHERVQTAPSCGNPVSKTAVSSRWYFLAHLSMLRRCFGMAMKYIDIGANLTDPMFQGCYGGTQKHEPDLHIVLERAWQQGLQKIIVTAGCLKDVDEALELAFKDERIYTTVGTHPTRCEEFVSDPEGYYDQLRSRIKANRTKVLAVGECGLDYDRLQFCGRETQRLYFEKQLELAAEFKLPLFLHMRNAAEDFMSILERNRDKIEECGGGVVHSFTGTLEEAQRILAFGGLYIGLNGCSLKTEENAEVVRKLPNDRIMLETDCPWCGIRPSHAGHKHVTTKFPTVKKKEKWTAESLIDGRCEPCQISQVLESIAGIKQEPKEELAALYYQNTLDLFFGTAESKE; via the exons atgcaaatttcaaattcaaattgcgACGGAAGTGCGGCGCCACCTGGCGGTTACCACGAGCGCGTTCAAACGGCGCCCTCTTGCGGAAATCCCGTGAGCAAAACAGCTGTTTCCAGCCGCTGGTATTTTTTAGCACATTTATCCATGCTGCGGCGTTGTTTTGGAATGGCCATGAAATATATTG ACATTGGGGCCAACCTGACGGACCCCATGTTCCAGGGCTGCTACGGCGGAACCCAGAAGCACGAGCCCGACCTGCACATCGTCTTGGAGCGCGCGTGGCAACAAGGCCTGCAGAAGATCATCGTCACCGCCGGCTGCCTGAAGGACGTGGATGAGGCACTGGAACTGGCCTTCAAGGATG AGCGCATCTACACGACAGTGGGCACACATCCCACACGATGTGAGGAATTCGTATCGGACCCAGAGGGCTACTACGACCAGTTGCGATCCAGGATCAAGGCAAATCGCACCAAGGTGCTGGCCGTTGGGGAATGTGGTCTGGACTACGATCGCTTGCAGTTCTGCGGTCGGGAAACCCAGCGTCTGTACTTCGAGAAGCAGCTGGAGCTAGCGGCCGAGTTTAAACTGCCTCTCTTTCTGCACATGAGAAATGCTGCCGAGGATTTCATGAGCATCTTGGAAAGAAATCGCGATAAGATCGAGGAGTGCGGCGGCGGGGTGGTGCACAGCTTTACAGGAACTTTGGAGGAGGCCCAGCGCATCCTGGCCTTCGGTGGTCTTTACATAGGTCTCAACGGGTGCTCCCTGAAGACGGAAGAAAACGCAGAAGTGGTGCGCAAGCTGCCCAACGACAGGATAATGCTAGAAACCGACTGCCCGTGGTGTGGCATTCGACCCTCGCATGCAGGACACAAGCACGTGACCACCAAGTTTCCCACCGTCAAGAAGAAAGAGAAGTGGACAGCCGAATCCCTAATAGACGGACGCTGTGAGCCTTGTCAAATCAG CCAAGTTTTGGAGTCCATTGCTGGAATCAAACAGGAGCCCAAAGAAGAGCTGGCTGCGTTATACTACCAAAACACATTGGACTTGTTCTTCGGCACAGCCGAGAGTAAAGAATAA